A stretch of DNA from Nocardioides sp. Arc9.136:
CGGCGAACGCCGCCCGGACCCGCTCGCCGGCCGCCTCGAAGACCTCGAGGAACAGCTCGAGCTTCGTGCCGAACATGCGTACGACGTACGGCTGCGAGACGCCGGCCTCCTTGGCGATCGCGTCCGTGGTCGTGCCGTGGAACCCGGCGCGGGCGAAGGCCCGCGCACCCGCCTCCAGCAGCAGCGCGCGTCGGGCGTCGGCACTCATCCGGACCACCATGGTTGACAGATTATCAGTCGATTACCTACGTTGTAATCATCCGATGCCTACTGAGGAGCCGCCATGTCCACCATCCTCCTGCCGGCCGCTGACCGGCTCGCCATGGGGCGGCCCCCGCGGCGCCGACCGGTCGCGCTGGCCGTGCTCGCCGCCTCGCTCCCGATGTTCATGGCGACCCTCGACAACCTGGTGATGACCACCGCCCTCCCGGTCGTCCAGGCCGACCTGGGCGCCAGCGTCGGGCAGCTGTCGTGGTTCCTGAACGCCTACACGCTCAGCTTCGCGACCTTCATGCTGACCGCCGCGACCCTCGGGGACCGGTGGGGCCGCCGCCGCACGATGGTGGGCGGGCTGGTGCTCTTCACGGCCGCCTCCATCGCCGCCGCGCTGTCCACCACCTCCGAGGCGCTCATCGCGGCGCGGGCCGTCCAGGGGCTCGGCGCCGCGGCGATCATGCCGCTGTCGCTGACGCTGCTGGCCTCGTCGGTGCCGCCCGCCCGCCGGGCCGCCGCCATCGGCATCTGGGGCGGCGTCTCGGGTCTCGGCGTGGCGCTCGGGCCGGTCGTCGGGGGCGCGGTGGTGGAGGGGGTGAGCTGGCAGGCGATCTTCTGGCTCAACGTGCCGGTCGCCGTCGTCGCCCTGCCGCTGCTGCTCCTCGCCGTCCCGGAGTCCCGCGGCACCTGGAACCGCCTGGACCCGGTCGGCACCCTGCTGCTCGGCGGCGCGGTGTTCCTCGGCATCTGGGGCATCGTGCACGGCAACGACGACGGGTGGTCGAGCGCCGGCGTGCTCGGCTCGCTGGTCGGCGCCGCGGTGCTGGTCCCGGCGTACGTCGCGTGGGCCCGCCGCCGCGCCGACGCCGTGCTGCCCCTGCGGCTCTTCGCCTCGCGCGGCTTCTCGGTGGCCAACGTCATCGGCCTGACCTTCACCCTCGGCATCTTCGGAGCGGTCTTCCTGCTCTCCCAGTACCTCCAGGTCGTCCAGGGCCACAGCCCGTTCGAGGCGGGCCTCCGCACGCTGCCGTGGACGGCCGCCCCGATGGTGGTCGCCCCGCTGGCCGGCGCCCTGGCCTCCCGCACCGGGCTGCGCCCGCTGCTGATGACCGGGCTGGCGCTCCAGGCCGGCGCCCTGCTGTGGTTCGCGTGGCTGACCGAGGACGGGGCTGCGTACTCCTCGTTCGTCGTGCCACTGGCCATGGCCGGCATCGGCATGGGGCTCACCTTCGCCCCGAGCGCCACCGCCGTGCTCGACGGGCTCCCCGACGACGACTTCGCCGTCGCCAGCTCGGCGAACTCCACGATCCGGGAGTTCGGGGTGGCGCTCGGCATCGCGCTGCTCACCGCGGTCTTCCTCGCCCACGGCGGCGCGATCACCCCGACCGGCTACGACGGGGCGGTCGGACCGGCGCTGCTCACCGGTGCCGGGGCCGTCGCCGTCGCCCTGGTGGCCGCGGCGTTCGCGCCCGGCCGGCGGCGGGCCTGAGGGTCGCCCGCGGCGGCCTCAGCGCAGCAGGTCGCGACCGATGACCATCCGCTGGATCTGGTTGGTGCCCTCGAAGATCTGGGTGATCTTGGCGTCGCGGAACAGCCGCTCGACCGGGTAGTCGCGGGTGTAGCCGTTGCCCCCGAGGACCTGGACGGCGTCGGTGGTCACCCGCATGGCCGCGTCGCTGGCGGTCAGCTTCGCGATGCTCGCCTGGCGGGAGAACGGGCGGCCGGCGTCCTTGAGCCGAGCGGCGTGGAGGTACGTCGCGCGGGCGCGCTCGACCTCCGCTCCCATGTCGGCGAGCAGGAACTGCAGTCCCTGGAACTCCCCGATGGCCCGGCCGAACTGCCGCCGCTCGCGCGCGTAGGCGACCGCGTGGTCGAGCGCCGCCTGGGCGATGCCGGTGGCGACGGCGGCGATGCCGAGCCGGCCGGCGTCGAGCGCGGAGAGGGCGACCCTCATGCCGGCGCCCTCCTCCCCCACGCGGTGGGCGGCGGGGATGCGGGCCCCGTCGAGGATCACCTGGGTGGTGACGTCGCAGTGCAGGCCGAGCTTCTTCTCGGGCGCACCGAACGTCACGCCGGGGGTGTCGCCGGGGAGGATGAAGGCGGACAGCCCGCGCTTGGGGTCCTCGCCGGTGCGGGCGAAGAGGATGTAGTAGTCGGCGTGCGAGCCGTTGCTGATCCACTGCTTGGTGCCGGTGACGACGTACTCGCCGTCCTCGGCGGAGCCCTCGCGGACCGCCTTGGTGGCGATGCCGCTCACGTCGGAGCCGGCCTGCGGCTCGGAGAGGCAGTAGGCGCCGAGCCAGTCGCCGGAGAGCATCCGCGGCAGCCACTCGGCCCGCTGCTGCTCGGTTGCGTTGGCCGCCACCACGGTCGCGGTGAGCGAGTGCACGCTCGCGCCGACGCCCACGCTGGGCCAGGCGGCGGCGATCTCCTCGATCACCTGCAGGTAGACCTCGTAGGGCTGCTCGCCCCCGCCGTAGGACTCGGGGAAGGGCAGGCTGAGCAGTCCCGCGCGGCCGAGCACGGCGTACGCCTCGGCGGGGAACTCCGCCCGCTCCTCCATCTCCGCGACCTGGGGCGCCAGCTTCTCCCGGGCGATCGACCCGGCCAGGTCCAGCAGCGCCTCGGCGTCCTCGCCCGGCAGGAGCCTCTCCACGTTCGTCGGCATGGTCCCCACCCTAGGTCGACTGCCGGGACGTAGGTTCCCGGGCATGGACCGCACGAGCAGCGATGCCCGACGCGCCACCCGGCGGCTCACCGCCGAGGACCGGGAGCAGTCCCGGCGGCTCGGCGAGGAGGGGTTCGGGGCGGACCCGCCGGGCCAGCCGGCGCCGCCCGCCGAGGACACCTCCCCGGCGGGCGGTCGGCACTCCTGGGGGAGGTTCGCCGGCGACCGGCTGCTCGCCCGCGCCGTCGGGCTGGAGCTCGGGTCGTGGTGGCACGGCACGCAGGTGCCGACCTGCGGCGTCGCCGACGTCACGGTCGCCGCGGAGCACCGCGGCGAGGGGCTGCTGCGCGAGCTGTTCCGCGCGCTGCTCGAGGAGGCCTCCGACCGGGGCGAGCCGCTGAGCACGCTCTACCCGACCGCGCCCGGCATCTACCGCCGGCTCGGCTACGAGGTCGTGTGCGCCCTTGACGAGGTCGACCTGGTCACCGCCGACCTGGGCCTGGTCCGCCCCGCGGAGGGCACCACGGTCCGGCGCGCCACCGTGGCCGACGTGCCCGCGGTCCGCGAGGCGTACGACGCGTGGGCCGCCGCGCAGAACGGCCCGCTCACCCGGCGGGGAGCCGGCTTCGGCGCCCCCGACGCCGCCTGGCTCGAGCAGGTCACCGCCACCACGCTCGCCGAGGACGCCGACGGCCGGGTCGTCGGCTTCGCGCGGTGGGACCGCGGCACCGGCTACGACGAGCATGCCCGGATCGCGGTGCCCGACCTGGTCGGGCTGACCGCGGACGCCCACCGCGCGCTGTGGCGGGTGCTGGGGTCCTTCTCCACCGTCGCGCCCACCGTCCGGCTGACCACCTCCGGGGCGGACGCCGCCCGCCTGGTCCTGCCCACCTCCACCGGGCGCCGGGTCGTGCACCGCCCGTACATGCTGCGGGTCCACGACCCCGCCCGGGCGCTCACCGGCCTGCGGCTCGCCCCCGGCTCGTGGACCGCGCAGCTCCGGGTCGCCGGCGACGTCCTCGGCGTGGCCGACGGCGGCTACCGGCTGGTCGTCGAGGACGGCGTCTCCCGGTGCGAGCGGGCCGACGTGCCGCCCGACGCGGCGACGTACACCACCCAGGGGCTGGCGCTGGCCTTCGCCGGGACGCAGGACAGCGCCAACCTGCGCCTCGCCGGCCACCTGTCCGGCCGCCGCGACGACGACCGGGTGCTCGACCTGCTGCTGCACGGCCGGCCGGTGCACGTGCGCGACTACTTCTAGGGGCCCTCGGTCTCGGGGAGGGCCGACGGCCCGGGGGCGGGGGTGACCGGCGGCAGGCCGGTCTCGCCGGCCGGCTCGGGCTCGTAGGACAGCTCGGTGTAGTCCCCGACCTCGAAGACGCCGTTGGTCAGCAGGTCGACCTCCTGCAGCCCGACCGGACGCTCGTCGCGGTAGGTGATCAGGGTGACCGAGGCGGTGCGGCGGATCTTCGAGCCGATCGCGATGGCGTACGCCGCCCCGCCG
This window harbors:
- a CDS encoding MFS transporter, whose protein sequence is MSTILLPAADRLAMGRPPRRRPVALAVLAASLPMFMATLDNLVMTTALPVVQADLGASVGQLSWFLNAYTLSFATFMLTAATLGDRWGRRRTMVGGLVLFTAASIAAALSTTSEALIAARAVQGLGAAAIMPLSLTLLASSVPPARRAAAIGIWGGVSGLGVALGPVVGGAVVEGVSWQAIFWLNVPVAVVALPLLLLAVPESRGTWNRLDPVGTLLLGGAVFLGIWGIVHGNDDGWSSAGVLGSLVGAAVLVPAYVAWARRRADAVLPLRLFASRGFSVANVIGLTFTLGIFGAVFLLSQYLQVVQGHSPFEAGLRTLPWTAAPMVVAPLAGALASRTGLRPLLMTGLALQAGALLWFAWLTEDGAAYSSFVVPLAMAGIGMGLTFAPSATAVLDGLPDDDFAVASSANSTIREFGVALGIALLTAVFLAHGGAITPTGYDGAVGPALLTGAGAVAVALVAAAFAPGRRRA
- a CDS encoding acyl-CoA dehydrogenase family protein — translated: MPTNVERLLPGEDAEALLDLAGSIAREKLAPQVAEMEERAEFPAEAYAVLGRAGLLSLPFPESYGGGEQPYEVYLQVIEEIAAAWPSVGVGASVHSLTATVVAANATEQQRAEWLPRMLSGDWLGAYCLSEPQAGSDVSGIATKAVREGSAEDGEYVVTGTKQWISNGSHADYYILFARTGEDPKRGLSAFILPGDTPGVTFGAPEKKLGLHCDVTTQVILDGARIPAAHRVGEEGAGMRVALSALDAGRLGIAAVATGIAQAALDHAVAYARERRQFGRAIGEFQGLQFLLADMGAEVERARATYLHAARLKDAGRPFSRQASIAKLTASDAAMRVTTDAVQVLGGNGYTRDYPVERLFRDAKITQIFEGTNQIQRMVIGRDLLR
- a CDS encoding enhanced intracellular survival protein Eis, with amino-acid sequence MDRTSSDARRATRRLTAEDREQSRRLGEEGFGADPPGQPAPPAEDTSPAGGRHSWGRFAGDRLLARAVGLELGSWWHGTQVPTCGVADVTVAAEHRGEGLLRELFRALLEEASDRGEPLSTLYPTAPGIYRRLGYEVVCALDEVDLVTADLGLVRPAEGTTVRRATVADVPAVREAYDAWAAAQNGPLTRRGAGFGAPDAAWLEQVTATTLAEDADGRVVGFARWDRGTGYDEHARIAVPDLVGLTADAHRALWRVLGSFSTVAPTVRLTTSGADAARLVLPTSTGRRVVHRPYMLRVHDPARALTGLRLAPGSWTAQLRVAGDVLGVADGGYRLVVEDGVSRCERADVPPDAATYTTQGLALAFAGTQDSANLRLAGHLSGRRDDDRVLDLLLHGRPVHVRDYF